Genomic DNA from Betta splendens chromosome 10, fBetSpl5.4, whole genome shotgun sequence:
GTGACTGTCAGTGGCCTGTTGGTTTTACAGCATGTGAGTCCAGTCCAGCTCTAAAGTTAAGTAACATCAAACTAAACAGTTTCACCAGCTTCTGATTGTAACAACGGGTTTTATGAGACGTTGAAGAAAAATCCTTTTCAGTTTTCACCTTCGCTGGGGACTTTTCACCACCATCTAAACCAGTGTGCTGTGTGGCGCTTGATGCCCTCACACTGGTCTCCTCCCACATGACAACTGGAACCCGAGAAAGCACTGACTTGGTTCAGCTCTGGTGTTTACCAGGACATCACTATAAACAGGTTTGTCCCCGTCCCCTGACATCACTGCATATCCTGTTCTGAAGCTGTTCTCAGTAAACACCTTCAGTGTTGGTCAAAGGGCAGAGAACGACCCACCGCAGCCTTCGACTCTTGCATGTGGCTTCGCTTCTTACTGTCAAAGCAGACGTGCAGAACGTTCTGTGaaactacaaagacaaaggaaagctgtttgtttgtttcaggacAGATGATTCAATACATGAAGTAAAGTTCCTCAGCTCATCTTTACATGCGGAGGAATTTATTGTCCACATACATTTACCTTCTTACTACAAATATGCTTTGATCTCTCTTTGAACAGCATAGATAAGATCATGAAAGTCTCTAAtaatcttttttgtttgtttgatgccaCGCAGCTGCATTAATTAAGCAGAACAGATGCAGGACAAACTGACAGGTTAACATTGAGCCCAGCTGTCACCAGAGACCTCAGCCTGACTCCAGACTCCCATCCTGTGGTTCAAACTGAGGCCTTCACTGATGCCTGAGATAAGGCTGTGGTTTTGCGGGACGATGTTTTCTAACCTCAAACAAGGCCTTTAAATAGTGCTGGTATCATAAACAGTGGATATATTACTgctaatgttttatattttatgtttggtGGAAGGGAAGGTCATTTTTTACATGTTCCATTCTGGGTTTGTGTTTTGGGACAAGTCACGTGCTGTATTCTAGTACTTGTATCTCctccaaacagaaaacagacgcTGAACGGCGTCCGTCCTGATTCCGCTGACAGATCGTGTGCTCACAgcctcagccaatcacaggccgGGTCCCACCTTGATAACCTCCATCCCTTTGTGACTAAACCTTCCATTTGTGGGGCGAAGACATCAGCGGCGCAGCACGAGGGCTGCACCACGATGATCGGAAAACTGGCTGCTTTGATTCTCCTCAGCTCAGCAAGTGAGTGACTGCGTGAACTAGATGTGTGACTAGACTGTGTGGGAAACTTGACCCGTTCTAACACTGGTTTCATCTCTTTCCCTCAGCTTTGATTCAGACTGCAGAGGTTCTCCACCAGCtccctgtgactgtgactgacgCCGGTGACTACGTTACTCTAATATGTCCAGTGTCTGACAGGGACGGGTCCTTCTTCCACTGGTTTAAGCAGCCTCTCGGATTCATGCCCCAAAAAGTGTGTGCAGGGATACTCGGCACCATCACAGTGACTGAGCCGTTCAAAGAGTCGCGTTTCACGAGCGTAAACGGGGAAAACCAAAATGTTTTAACCATCAGAAATGTCAGCAAAGAGGACGAGGCCGTTTACTTCTGTCAGACCGGGACAGCGTACGCTCAGACTGTGGCCAACGGCACCTTCCTGGCCGTGAGAGGTAACGTGCTCGTACTTCTGTTGATCTCTTATTTTACTGGGATTACTCAGCGATAActttgtatttaaatgaatcCTGCAGAGCACAATCAGCAGGAACAGGTCTATGTGAAGCAAAGTCTGAAAACTGGGCCGGGTGATTCAGCGATGCTGCAGTGTTCACTACTGTCCAACAACAAAGATGAGGTCCAGTGTCTGGACGAGCAGAGCGTGTACTGGTTCAGAGCCGGATCGCTGGGGTTCAATCCAGTCGTCCTTTACCGACACAGGAACAAAAGCGATGAACAAGAGGCACgaagctgcagctacagtttgTCTAAGACGATCCAGGACTCCTCTGATGCTGGGACCTACTACTGTGCTGTGGTCACATGCGGACGGATCCTGTTTGGTGAAGGAACAAACGTTGAAAAAAGTACGCATTTACAGTTTGAATGAACACAAAGCGCTGAGCAGCTCTGAGATTCTTTTTCTGCTGCCAGGACCAGAACTGGACCCGGTTGTTCTTGTGCTTGGGGTGCTGTTGGCCTGCTGCGTGACTGTGATCGGAGGATTTATTGTCTGTGGAAGGAGCCGGCACGGTTGTGATCACTGTAAAGGTACAGTACGTAGATCGTTCAGTTATTATCATCTTTATGTGTATATACAATATAGATGTTACACCTGTGGAGATTTTTTAAAGAATAGTCAAGGCTGTAAATGCAGTTTACTACACAGAACTGATATCAAAATAAGATGATGCAGTTGTAAAGAGGTTGACTGTATTGTTCTGTAAATGCACTGTGAACACACCACAATTCAGTCTCACAGATCAACAGGAGGCAGTAAAAGGCCTGATCCTACAGTAAGTTTCAATTCAATTGTTGTGTATTAGCAGGAGAAAGAAGTGCCTCCACTCAGAATGGACACAACGGGTCAACTTCACATGGATCAAGTGATTTGGTAAATATGTTTTTGATCTAAAATGTGTATAACTAACAAAGGATCACCGAACCGTCCAGCGGTCAGTTGTTTGGCTTTAAGCTGGGACCCAGCgagtgcagcagcttcatgtctGTCTGGAGTCAGAGCGTATGTGGACCTCAACCAGCTTCATGTTGTTGCTGGGAACCTACTACTACTGCAGCGTTCAAGTAGCGTTGGACATTACAGTTGTAGGAAATGACACCACCGCAGATACTAACTACTTTATTAATTGATCAGTCTTAATGAGCGTTGGTTATTTAGCATTAAAATGAGCACATTTTTATTGCAGGGTAATGCAGCTGAGGCAGTGAACTATGCAGCCCTGAGTTTCTCTACAAAGACAGCACAAAGGATGAAGGTGAAGGAACCGCTGTCACAGCAGAGTTTGTACTCCTCTGTAGAATACAGACAAGTGGATCAGTGCAGGCAGCACCAGCCTGCGTATGAACCATAGAACCTGTTCTGAAGCATGTAGACGCACTGTCTGCTGTAGACACAGTCAACATAGGGTGGTTCTATAAATCCTACATATTGAACAGACACATTTGTCTCCTTTGaaccttcagaaaaaaaaagaatagtgtcatcatttaataataaactatGATCATACTGTAAATAGAGAAGAAAAGAGTTTGACATCAGgcaaaaaaaaattacattttccgTTTCTTCTGTGTAAATTATTATGAATTGCCATTAAAGGTCTAAAAAGTTTAAAACCAAATATACTGAACCCCTTAGTGTCTCTTATTTGTACCAATATAAAATATGCATCCCTGTCAGAGAGACTTAGAGACTTTCAGTTTACCTGCCACAACCACCATTTTAGCTTCATCACAGAGGGGAGGTCTTCACATCAGAGATGTCCCTCCTGCTCTGTATGAGTCACCAGAACAGGAGGTGGTTGTGGTCACTTACCCTCTGAGgggcaacacaaacagaacaacaagTCAGTGTGCAGTACAATAGTGGACAGAGAACTCAGACAACATAATATagtcaaacaggaagcagcatctAAAATGCTTCATGCAATTGAAAAGCTTAAACTTTTATCAGCGTTCATGAGACCAACATGTTTTATGTCATAATAAGCAAACTAAAACAGGATTAATGAACATTTTAACtttcacaaagaaaaacaaactaatcTTTACAGTTGCctacaacaaaaaacacacagaaacacagctgtgaacaGACTTTCAGCTCAGGACATGAAGACGAACGACCCCTTCTTCATTCCAGGACACTGGGCTTGTGCATTTAAGTCATATAAATATTCAATACGTGCATAAGCTGATATGAATATTGTAGCAATCCGGGgggtacatacagtagtttggtTGGCGGTTGACTGTTCCTTCCAGTTCGTGTTATGTggcccttttattttgaagtgtaTATAGTTGCGGGACATCAGGTGTGCTTCCGGCGGGGGAGAGAAGGACCCCGGAGAAAGAGGCAGGAGTTGATTGAAGACTGTTTTAGACCTGTTGTCACTCTGTTTGGtgaataagaaaataaaggagtgcTGTTCACACCGAGGCTCGTAACAATATTAAACCTCACTTATAAAATCTAAAATCTAAAATCTGCAAAACTAACCTGAAATTAATTTCCCCGTTTCTTACCACTGCGTCCTACTGAGAGGGTGGAagctcgtgctgctgctgtactaCTCACAAAACCACCAGATACAATGCAACACTTACTTTTAGATGTTCTGTGAAACGCAGTAGTTATTTGTGGGTTTTTCACATCTCACATTTGTGGTTTAGTCTATATTCGTCATATCTTAAACTGATTTGCTACACGGTGTCAGGTTCTGCCAACCAAAAtggcaggtttgtgtgtttttaacttaaacacaaaacactccttccagactaaacaaaatacatcaggaggcagaaaacacacaatgaatcaaataatgaataaacaaagcaaactgggAAAACTAGCAAAGCGTAAGCTAAGGCATGACAAGAACAAACGAGAACTAGCAACATGGCATGAACAATCATGTCTAAACAGAAGGCAAGAGGCGCCACTGCACGTCTTACATGCAGCGCAACGCGTGGCTAACATGGGCAACCTGGCCATGAACAAACAGAGAGCTACTGCCAAACATGAACAAAAGAAGCTACTGCAAAGCATGAACAAAAGATAGGTGCCTCTGCACATCTTATATGCCGAGTAACGCGTGACTAACGGGCAACAGTACCCATCAATGGTTCATGTCCAAAATGGCGTGAAATGGTGGCAGCAACGAAGGTAGTGACAGTGGCTTGAGTGGCCACAATGACCCACCACAGAGTGATGCTGGGAAGGTATATgaagggagcagagggcaggcacaggtgtgagACATTGAACTGATTGCAAAGAGTGTTCTGAGGGAGAAACAGGGAGTGGccgtggtccaaagcagaggcgtggcctggAGAGGGAGAATGTGTGGTCCAGCGTAAGACAACAGAATGCCCAGGATCCTGtcatagcccccccccccaagggctGGATTCCAGACGACCTGACACGATCCCCCCGTCAAGTCCGAGCAGGgcggggagagggaggacggcaggagggccaaaacaaaagACCGTCCCCTCTGGACACGTGAACTTGGCTGAAAATGGATCACGCCTTTCTATAGGCAGGGGCAGAGCAGACATCTTTCAGCCAATCAAAGTCGTCTCTACGTCGTTGGTCAACATGTGACCAAACCTTCATTTGAGTGGAAAATGTCAGTAGAGCAAGACAAGGCTGCTGCACCACGATGATCGGAACATTGGCTGCTTTGACTCTTTTTACTCTGTGTAGGTGCTATTCTTGACTAGTGTGAAAGAATTATTCCGTAAAGTGAACTTTGCAATATTTATTACATACAAGGCTTAAATTTAGCCTTTTGACAaatattttgctgtttttgtttagtcATGTTGAACCTCATACTACTACTGTAGCAGAAGTAGGTTTTTGTCAAGCAAATGCTATTGAAGAATTCAAAGGCTCATGTTTCTCGGCCAGAACAGATGAGGATCTGCATTTTTTCACCATTACAAACGTCACCAAAGAAGATTAAGCCGTTTATTTTTGTCAAAGCAGAGCAACATATGGACAAACATTCATCAACGGCACATTCTTGTCTGTGAACGGTAAAATATCCTTTactaacatttttatttaagatTCATAAGTTAagattttattgtatttgaaCCATCACACAGATGGAAATCAGCTGAAACCGGTCTATGTGAGGCAACATCCTGAGACAGAATGGGTCCAGTCGGGGGGCTCTGTGACTATGAACTGTTCACTCGTCTCCAACAACAATGTCCAGTGTCCCAGTGAGCACAGCGTGTACTGGTTCAGAGCAGGACCCAGTGGGTTCAGTCCAGGAGTCATTCACAGACACAGgactgatgaagaggagacgGGCTGCGTCTACAGTCTGTCCAGAAccatccaggactcctctgaTGCTGGGACCTACTACTGTGCTCTGGTCACATGTGGACGGATCCTGTTTGGTAACGGAACAAATGTGGAGACAAGTATGTGTTAAAATGATATCTTACTTATGTCCTAGTTTAATAGTGTCTACTCTGGTTTAGTGATTAGTTGTCTCTCAGGAACAGCATCGAGTCCACTGGTGGCTGCTCTCGTTGGACTGTTAGCCTGCAGTGGGGCagtcatcaccatcctcatATGTTACATAGCTCAGACGAAGGCGTGTGTCTGTAAAGGTGGGTCTTTGCAGCCAGGTGATATTTACCAGTAAAGGCTTAGAGCGGCCTAACAGTGTCTGTACATCCTTTAATGCCTCAATGTGGGTTTTACTTGTTTTTCCAGGGACAAGGAGTCATTCCCATCATAAGACACCAACTGTGGATCAGTCAAATGATCtggtaaatacagtaaacagcagcatgttgtctgtgtattttcagttttcagccTGCGAAgtttaaataaactaaacatgacatttttaatatttatcagcTTCAGATGTAATCAAAGTGACGTTTTTGCAGGTTGGTGAAGCCTCAGTCATGAACTACGCAGCTCTGGACTTCTCAAGCAGGAGAATGAAGAAGGGGACGATGAACGCGCTGCCACAGGAGGGTTTCTACTCTGTGGTTAGAGCAGAGGATCCAAACCAGCGATGATCGACTCTATTCAAAGATCACGTGACTGACCAACCGCTAAATGTGCTGCTTCCTTTACGGATACAGGCGACAGTTCTTTATAAAACCATACGGAAATTAAAATTGGGAAATCTTTGCTGGAAAATATttggttttgctttgtttttatataaCATCATTTCTTCAAATGATTTGGGGAGTTTTAGTTCAGAGTTCAAGATCAAAAACAAGTATAAATATTTGTGGACTTTCATACTTTTCATGCTAAATAATATTGGACATCAATGTCTTAAATAGGAGTCTGTATGTTTGCATGACCAAAATCCCTGTAGATTGTCTACACTTCCCGTCGCAAAGTGTGTATTTCCAGACCCCTGGTGGAAAACGCTGCTTTAGGAAGCTGGTGCACGTGAAGTTCATTGCCACGCCCCTTTGCGGAAGTGCGTGTGACGCCATAGGGGTCACAGATCACAGCATCCAAGTTGTTGATGTCTGGCTACAGCTAGCGGCTGGTGGCGCTCTAACGGCTAACAGCCAGTTAACGGCCAATGGAGTGTAGatgggaagttccgttctttcaactgacttgGATCTATAAgtctcgatcagtaaagtgaacgaatcaattcgagtcattcgttcatttacagcaggtggcgctgtggtcgttgtaataatggtcgcGGTTCTCAgtcactatatactgaagacaacatggttcgcttcagcggacaaattataatcacaaaatggcGCAAGCAATTCAAAATCgcgaaaacctagcaaatacgcaccacattaacgtgactcatgtcctgcatcttcactgtcattgttgtttaacagcgcaaacagtcgcttggtagcggtcacatgataaaagaaCGAACGAGTGATCCGTAAAGAACTtccgtaggaacgaatcaggaacgaactagaGCGCTTACTAGTCGCTACTGAGCCTGCGCGGctcagctgtcacgtgacaagtgaacgaacaaTTGATTCACATGAACGAATCGGGAACGAACTGTAGTACTGTActgaactgtagtacttggtgctcgccacagaaTCTGAGCTGTAAACGATGAACGAGAACGATaaactaaaccgtgcagcccgagctgccttttacgtgacggctggtaaagtgaaagtaaaacttattttgccaattagtgagacttttaaagcagaaaGTAACAATAACTAccataaaatatttacctggtgcattcattttattcaaaacgtccatccatccatccattttcttcaccacttactccctagtgcggggtcacggggtgctggagcctatcccagccgggcgagaggcagggtacaccctggacaggtcgccagtccatcgcaaccattcactcacacctacgggcaatggagagaggtcaatcaacctaatgcacgtctttggacagtgggaggaagccggagaacccggagagaacccacgcaagcacggggagaacgtgcaaactccaaacttcccgcctccgggaatcgaacccagaaccttcttgctgtgaggcgacagtgctacccaccgcaccaccgtgccgcccccacACACTTCACTATgtacacacaataaaaatacacacatctacaagattcaaagaccactaattaagtATGATTCCATGAAAAACTAGTGTATGTCAGCTGTCAGCTgacgtcagaaatcagacattgttcatttccttgttccttgtatcagtccacacagcaccgtagctgacGGGATTGGCTAATGtagcaaaatataaaataagtaGCGCGTGCAATTCTAACACACCTGGAGTatgttaacatgaaccagagatCATAGGAATGTAAACTGGTGCAACAAGTCTGATTGCTATGTCCTAAAGAATAGAAGCTGAAAGGCCTCAgtcacagtaaaaatacatgcgCTGCTCCTTTCTGACAGTTACATGACTGACACGTATTGTACTATAGCTTTCAGTATTATTAAACCACCACCTACACTGTAACACACTCTTACACCAGTATGTGACAGTGGGCGTTCTTCACGTTTTCACTTGCAGCTGCTTTTAGTTAAACAGTGTCATATGAAATCATTTTTATCATCACTTATGTCACTACTTCGCTGGCAAATTGTCAGCCTCGTCTATTGTGAGGCAGCAgctctacagtatgtactgtaaaaggTCTTACACAAATACAACGCTGCCAACCACTGTACTCCCTGATACTGTAACTACAATTCAAATTATttgggaaataaaaaacaattattaaaaccTAGTAAAACGTTTGTATAACAGTGTGAATCTTTGCTTTTGAAATGTGTTAACATTAAAATTTTACtgttaattttaattataatgtaataaataaaatctaaaaaataCCCATGAttatatatagtaataatatTGTATATAGTGAaattctactgtatgtgcagtacCTTTAGAGATATACagaaataaattgtaataaatttgGGTGTTTATtaagaaagaaaggaaacaaaatgacaatgttttttatttagaaaatgatGGAAGTCACAAAATGACCACAAATTAATCTATCTGCTTTTATTCTTTCATGAACTAACAGTAGTCAAATCTATTATCCAGCATTTGCTAACAGCTAGTATGTAATCCAAACATTGAATTAcaaaatgcaaattaaacaTTGGCTCAAAATAACGAACAGTATATCCTGGATTTCACAACCAttacattaaaatgtaatagTGAAGCAACCACTGAAGTTCAATTAATGACAAAAGCCCTGACGTCCGTATAAACCGTATCTTCTGTCACGGCTGCTTTCCTTCTGTTGCCTCCTGTTGTCCTGACTGTAGAATAAACCAACGTGTCCTCATTTCTTCTCTGAGAAGGTGAAGACAGCAGATTTCAGTACATgcatgtgacaaaattgtttagtatctttatatacagtatgtttacctCATGGCTATGCCCATTACAACTTATTGctgtaataaaaaacattaacacaca
This window encodes:
- the LOC114864886 gene encoding uncharacterized protein LOC114864886 isoform X1: MIGKLAALILLSSATLIQTAEVLHQLPVTVTDAGDYVTLICPVSDRDGSFFHWFKQPLGFMPQKVCAGILGTITVTEPFKESRFTSVNGENQNVLTIRNVSKEDEAVYFCQTGTAYAQTVANGTFLAVREHNQQEQVYVKQSLKTGPGDSAMLQCSLLSNNKDEVQCLDEQSVYWFRAGSLGFNPVVLYRHRNKSDEQEARSCSYSLSKTIQDSSDAGTYYCAVVTCGRILFGEGTNVEKRPELDPVVLVLGVLLACCVTVIGGFIVCGRSRHGCDHCKAGERSASTQNGHNGSTSHGSSDLGNAAEAVNYAALSFSTKTAQRMKVKEPLSQQSLYSSVEYRQVDQCRQHQPAYEP
- the LOC114864886 gene encoding uncharacterized protein LOC114864886 isoform X2; its protein translation is MIGKLAALILLSSATLIQTAEVLHQLPVTVTDAGDYVTLICPVSDRDGSFFHWFKQPLGFMPQKVCAGILGTITVTEPFKESRFTSVNGENQNVLTIRNVSKEDEAVYFCQTGTAYAQTVANGTFLAVREHNQQEQVYVKQSLKTGPGDSAMLQCSLLSNNKDEVQCLDEQSVYWFRAGSLGFNPVVLYRHRNKSDEQEARSCSYSLSKTIQDSSDAGTYYCAVVTCGRILFGEGTNVEKRPELDPVVLVLGVLLACCVTVIGGFIVCGRSRHGCDHCKGERSASTQNGHNGSTSHGSSDLGNAAEAVNYAALSFSTKTAQRMKVKEPLSQQSLYSSVEYRQVDQCRQHQPAYEP